The genomic segment TTTCTTACCCCTTTACTGCTCCAGCCGTCAGACCTTCAATAATCCTCCTCTGAAATGCGAAGACGAGAATTATGAGGGGAATGGTCACGACCACAGAGGCTGCTGCAATGTCACCCCAGGGGATCTCATGGAGACCTGGGAATAGTGCTATGCCAACTGGTATCGTCCTTGATGCAGGCGTAGATGTAAAGGTTAATGCAAATAGAAACTCATTCCATGAAAAGATAAATACAAGTATTGCAGTTGTAAATATCCCGGGTGCTGATAAAGGGAACATTATTCTATAAAATACCTGAAATGGACTGCATCCATCCACCCTTGCCGCAAGATAGATCTCATCAGGTATCTCCCTGAAAAAGTTTGTCAGTATCCATATGGAGAGGGGAAGGGAAAAGGTTGTGTAAGTGATTATAAGCGACCACCATGTGTCTCGCAGACCAAGGGCACGGATGATAATATAAAGAGGGCTTACTGTTGCGATGGGCGGAAACATAGAAACCGATAAGACAAAACCGAGAATTAAGGCTTTATATCTTACCTTTAGTTTTGCAAGTCCAAAGGCACAGAGAGAGCCGATAATGAGTGATGAAATAGTGGTAAATGATGCAACAATTGCACTATTTAAAATAATCCTTAAGAAAGGATGCCCCTCAAAGATAGAGATGTAATGTCTTATGGTAAGACTTTCTGGAAACACAGGAGGTATCCTCGTTAGTTCAGAATCAGGTTTTAGGCTTGTGATGAATTGCCATAGAAGCGGACCAGAACAATATATAACTACTAAAATCAACAAAACATAAAAACCTACCCGTTTTATCATTTGCTCCGCGATCTTCGATTCATTCCTCTGCTCAGAATCCTTATGTAAAAAATGCTGATACATCCTATACATAAAAAGACTATTACTGACAATGTCGAACCATAGCCAAATTGAAGTGTTTGAAATAGCACCTTATAGGCGTATATAGATAGTGTCTCTGTAGTATTTGCAGGTCCTCCACCTGTCAAGACATAAATAGCATCAAAGACCCTGAAAGCATCAAGGGTTCTAAAGATTAGCACAACAAGGATTACAGGCTTTAGCAGAGGCAGTGTAATCCGTCTGAAAGTTGCCCAATTCCCTGCACCATCAACCCTTGCCGCCTGATAGAGTTCCCGCGGTATAACCTGCAGTCCTGCCATGAGAAGGATCGCAACAAATGGCGTTGTCTTCCATACATCCATAAACACAGCAGCATTCATTGCCCAGAAAGGGCTACCAAGCCAGTTTATCTTCGTACCAACAATGTAGTTCAATATTCCAAAATCCGTATTGTAAATCCATTCCCACATCCTTGCAGACACAACCGTTGGGATAGCCCATGGGATAAGGACAATGGCCCTGATCAGCCCTTTCAACCTGAAGGACATATTTAAAAGCAAGGCAATATAAAGACCAAACAACAATTCCAGTGAGACGGATACTCCTGTAAAATATGCCGTATTCTTCAAGGCATTCCAGAATCTATCATCTTTTAAAAGAAAAAGATAATTCTCAAATCCAACAAACCTTGAAATATCAAAGATGAGAAGTTTCCTGTGAATACTCAGATAAAAGACATAAATGATTGGATAAATTGTAACAAAAGACAATAAAATAAGGGCTGGAATTACAAACCTGTTTCCGCCTTCACCGTTTCTCATCTCTCCACCCTGAGAATATGTTCTATCTGTTTATGTGCAGAATTTAATGCCTCTTCTGGTGTCTTTATGCCAGATATGGCAGCACTGAACTCAGGCTGAATAACCTGGGTTATCATTATGTAATATGGCGATACAGGCCTTGGTCTTGCTTTCATAAAGACATCATAAAGGCCAATGATAAAGGGTTGTTTCATTAACAGGTCCTTATCCTTATATAAAGACTTTCTTGTTGGTTTATAACCTATTGTGAGGGCAAGGGTCTTTTGTGCCTCAGGGGATGTGAAGAATTTTATCAGTTTTTCTGCTGCATCTGGATGTTTTGAGTATCTATTTATACCGAGCTGCCATCCACCGAGTGTAGATGCAGATTCTTTGTTAGGAAATGATGGGAGTGGAAATACTCCAACTTTTCCTTTGATTGCTGAACTTTCCTTTTCAAAGATGTTCCATGCATAGGGCCAGTTTCTCATGAACAATGCTTTTCCATTTCCGAATATGTGTCTTGTCGGTTCCTCAATAGCAGTTGTTACAAGGGGAGGTGTAATCTTATACTTAACAATCAGGTCTCTCATAAAGTGGAGGGCATCTACATTCTCAGGACTTTTGATAACGGATATTTCATCTCTCAGTACATCTCCGCCATTGCTCCAGAAGTACTCAAGGACATTGCAAACCAAACCCTCGTATTGCTTTCCCTGCCAGATGAATCCATATAGCCCCGATTCCCTTGATGTA from the Nitrospirota bacterium genome contains:
- a CDS encoding carbohydrate ABC transporter permease is translated as MIKRVGFYVLLILVVIYCSGPLLWQFITSLKPDSELTRIPPVFPESLTIRHYISIFEGHPFLRIILNSAIVASFTTISSLIIGSLCAFGLAKLKVRYKALILGFVLSVSMFPPIATVSPLYIIIRALGLRDTWWSLIITYTTFSLPLSIWILTNFFREIPDEIYLAARVDGCSPFQVFYRIMFPLSAPGIFTTAILVFIFSWNEFLFALTFTSTPASRTIPVGIALFPGLHEIPWGDIAAASVVVTIPLIILVFAFQRRIIEGLTAGAVKG
- a CDS encoding sugar ABC transporter permease, whose product is MRNGEGGNRFVIPALILLSFVTIYPIIYVFYLSIHRKLLIFDISRFVGFENYLFLLKDDRFWNALKNTAYFTGVSVSLELLFGLYIALLLNMSFRLKGLIRAIVLIPWAIPTVVSARMWEWIYNTDFGILNYIVGTKINWLGSPFWAMNAAVFMDVWKTTPFVAILLMAGLQVIPRELYQAARVDGAGNWATFRRITLPLLKPVILVVLIFRTLDAFRVFDAIYVLTGGGPANTTETLSIYAYKVLFQTLQFGYGSTLSVIVFLCIGCISIFYIRILSRGMNRRSRSK
- a CDS encoding ABC transporter substrate-binding protein — protein: MVFKHGKIAGDPEPFKKLLKKFEEENPGIKVKDEILPASTDEQHQFYVINLEGKSPDFDVLSMDVIWVPEFARAGWLKDLSLILSKNEQKEFFLGPMLAVTFKDKIYAIPWYIDAGVLYYRKDLLQKYGFSPPKTWQELVDIAQYITSRESGLYGFIWQGKQYEGLVCNVLEYFWSNGGDVLRDEISVIKSPENVDALHFMRDLIVKYKITPPLVTTAIEEPTRHIFGNGKALFMRNWPYAWNIFEKESSAIKGKVGVFPLPSFPNKESASTLGGWQLGINRYSKHPDAAEKLIKFFTSPEAQKTLALTIGYKPTRKSLYKDKDLLMKQPFIIGLYDVFMKARPRPVSPYYIMITQVIQPEFSAAISGIKTPEEALNSAHKQIEHILRVER